The Aspergillus flavus chromosome 2, complete sequence region TGTTCAAGCCTTCACAACCGATGATGGCGCGACTGCGCTTAACGACTAAGCAGGTCAATGGTGGCTACTATAAAGGAAACCGCACTGGCGCGATGGGTTACTTCGCGAAGAACGGCTCGTATGTGATCGACTGGAAAAAAGTCCGAACCTTTGTTGTTCCTGAAAACTTGGGTGAATTTAAGGTATGGCCGTTGATCGTTTTCACAAGACTGTTCCCAAACCTGGATAGTTGACATTTCACTACAGCTTACCCCCTTCGTCACGCAACGCATGGCCCCAACAAAGTCCAAATACACCAGAgacatggagaaggataGCAAGTTGATCACAGTCGAACGAGCATTTGGTGGGAAGGACTATCTTGACATGTGGGCTTCGGACAATGGCCAAGAGGTACTTGAGCAGGAGCGACTCGAACAAGAGACATCCCGTCAATAGTCTATCTCATCCAAGGATTAGGGTGATATCGGTGGGAGCTAAGGCAGGCCATTACGTGGGACTGCACGAAGAAACCTTCAACCTCGTTTCAGGCTCTCGCTTGTGCATACCACTGGCTCACATAAGGCATCGCAGTTATCCGCGCCTACATCGCTTGATTTGAACCCttttgtattattattatattgtACTTTATGTGCGGTGTATGGTGATTTGAACAGGCTCATGCTCTTTTCAGGGAAAACCACCTTCGCACTTTTGCACAAGATACCAAGTGGCAGGGAAGCAGGCAATGTCTCTTGGCTACTGTCACTACACCTCTTGGATGTTCTTATACTCTTTTGCGGGCGCATTTTTGGGTTTTGCATCTCAGCCTCTTCATTTATCTTTCTTCAGCATGTCGTATAGAAAGACTTTGTCAGAGTACCAAATGAATTAGATGATCTGATGAATGCCCTTTGGCGGTGTTTGCTGCCATGGCCAGTATATCCGTTGACTCAAGACTCCTCCAAGCATGCTCTGGCAAGTAGGATGCCTCTCTCCTTTACCGATAAGCGAGACACTTGGGAGACAGGTATAAATAGTAACAATGCCTCCTTAAACAAAGCAGGTCTTCTCATTCATTCCATTAATTATAAATCCCGCTGATGGAAGTTTCGGTGGCGTCCGAGTGCGTGGCAATATGCACTTTTCGCCATATGGTACGTGGCAATACCCTGAAGCTCAAGCGTATGTCATAGCGCAACAACTCATCGGACTTCCACCATCTCTGAGGTTCAAGCCAACTCTGCCCGTTTGCGATATGGGGGCTCTCTTATCTTGCTCCTCATAGTTTGCAGCAGCTTTTCAATCCGGTGAACCTGGTCTTTTAAAAATCCCTAAAGCCTGAGCGAAATAACCAAGCTACGGACTATGTTCCAGTCATTCACGGGTAACTCTCGCCGTCCGCGGCAGGTTAATCTCGGAGGTCGCAATACGAACCCTTTCGCCGCATTTCCTTCCGGAAGGCAACACCCTCATGGCACAGGGCCCCAGAATACTCTGGCAGTTGCACAGCAAGAGCGTCTACTAAGGCAACAAGAGAGAGAACGGTTGGGCGCGACCAGGATCGTGCAGCGGACATGGCGGGGTTATCGAAGTAGGAAGATAACGTGCAGTGCATGGCGAGCAGAGTGGGATGCCACTGAGCAACAGAGGTCGGAACTCCTCCTATCATTCGATGAAATAGCCCACGATGCTGTGCAGACTTCGCCTCACTATGTTACCGCAGCAAAGTGCCTGTCGCAGTTGCGGCTGTTGGTACAGTTCCTGGAGCCCCGAAACAGTGGTGATATACTCCGACTTGCCTACTTTTCAAAAGCATTCCAAAAAACTCTACACAAGGTGCCTACTATTGCAACCGAAGGAGAGTGGATAACACCTTTGAAACGCCTGGCAAGGTTGACTCTACGTGTGCTGCACTCAGCTACCGCTCCGACAGTGCCAGCGATTGCCTTGTGGCCTCTTCTCGAGTTGTTGATGTTTTTAACGGACCTTATCCCGAAGCAAATGGCTCGCTTAGCCCAAGAGTATTACTCCGTAATGGTTTCTCTCACGAAAGATATAGATGCAATCTCCTCAAGGTGTCTTCTGTCGAGAGATAACCTCGTTCAAACAGTTTTAACATTGCTTCGACCGATAACTGCCGAAACGCTCACTGCCTATGAATGGTTTGCAAGGAGCTACTTGACTATTCCAGATCTTCAAACGTACCTAGGGACACTGGATGGGCTTGCTAATAATATCAATTATAAATTGCTGACGTCCGCGTTCGAGCCCTTACAGTCTCATTTTAAAGATAGTCCTCAAAACTCCGATGATGTGGATGCCCGCCTTTGGATACTTTCATATTTCATATTCTTCCACAGGTATGCTCTGGGAAGCCAGGCCGGATATAAAGCACCTGAGTCTGGTTTTGTGAAGGTTGTCTCGGACCTACTCAACTCTACTGCTGTGCATATATCGCGACGTCTGGAATCTGGGGAGGTCACCGACTTTGACGACACACCTGACAGAGCACCACTGCATCCATTTATCAAGGAACAGCTATTCAGTCTTGTCAACCAGGGAAGTATAACCGGATTGCTTTCTGATTTGCAATCTAGTCATTTGTCTCAACGTGACCTGGCAAATTCACAATCTGATGCGTCGCGGGAGGCGAAAATCCTTGCGACATACGCCCTGACTCTTTTGAGGGTATTTCCTCGGCGAGGCGATGATATTCGAATGTGGTTGTATCTGGGATCTGCTGTCTCGGATGATCGATTGGCAGGCCAACCTGGGTCGAGAATACCGGCTATCAAATATTTCTGGCAAGCATCCAGATCCAGTAAAATATTCAATACAATAAGCGAAGATTCAACCAAGGTGTTGACCTTACTGAAACCAGCCAGCGATACGAATGAGGCCAGACTACCGAGCATATCGCACAAAGAGCGTGACGAAGAGTGGATGATtattctcctcttccttgagcTGTATACGTTTGTCCTGAAAGTTATGGATGACGAAGAGTTTTTTTCTAGCGGATCTTCGTTTACTGCTTCGTCGAATACTAGGGTTTCATGGACCAAGGAGAGCGCTCTTCCTTTGGCAGATATCAAGGATATGACGATATTCTTGAAAAACCTGGCATTTACTCTGTACTGGAACTCTGCAGATTTGAATGAAGATGAAACTGTTCATGACAGTGGAGGGATTCGGAGTTATTTCAGCTCCTCTGTTACCCCATCTGACACCGTTTCAAGCGTTCGGGATCTCGAAATGAAAAATAAGGAGAAGGGGCTATCTGGAGTGACGGGAATTCCGCTCGACTATTTCAAAGGCCTCGTGACTGGTCTGTTGAGGATGATCCATGAGCGTGATTCGCGACGCAAGTTCCTTCCTGACGGACACTGGCTGATGACCAATCGCTTTGACATGGAGGGCTTCATCCCTGCAGTTGtagcggaagaagagaatagACACCAACTccaggatgaggaagaaggggaaggacAAGATGATTTAATGGATGATGCTTATTATGAATCGTCATTGGGACTAATCGGTACAGGCCGTGCTCAACAGACACGGCGAATTGAGGCTCTTAGACGACGTCAACAACAAGCAGCTCGCAGGAAACAACTGGAGGCGGTGGCTCCTAGACTCGAAATACTGAGAAACATGCCGTTCTTCATTCCTTTTCATACCCGGGTGCAAATATTTCGAGAATTTATTTATCGTGATCAGATACGCAGACGGCAAGGGTACATCGATCCGGATGCTTGGCGTATGTCTGTAGCCCAGGCCTCAATGGGGCGTATGATCGATGGGCGACCTGCGGTGCAGGATATTCTTGGCCGGCACCATGCAAACATCAGGCGCGAGAGTGTGTTCAAAGATGCATTTGATCAATTCTATGAACTCGGCGAAGGCCTCAAAGAACCTATACAGATCACATTCATTGACAAGTTCAACACACCGGAAGCGGGGATTGATGGCGGCGGTGTGACGAAGGAATTTCTAACCAGCGTCACGAATGAGGCATTTAAATCGATAAGTGACCTGAACTTGTTTGAAGAGAACGAACAACATCTACTCTACCCGAACCCAGCTGCGGTCGAGCATCGTAGGGAGCTCTTGAGACAGGTCGGGCTTGCTGAGAATAGCCCGGACTGGAATGACAATATCCGTGATTTGCTCAGGCGGTATGAGTTCTTGGGGCGTGTTATAGGAAAGTGTCTTTACGAGGGAATCTTGGTCGATGTGAACTTTGCGCCGTTTTTCCTGCTGAAATGGGCTTTGACGGGAGGCACGGGCTCGGCACAAAAGGAAACAGCATATCGAGCCAACCTTAATGACCTCAAAGACCTCGATCAGGGACTATATCAAGGATTGGTAAGTGATGATGGACGAAAGAGACAACGTTTCTATCTGCAAGCTAACTTTTCTATAGTTGCAACTGAAAAACTACCCTGGAGATGTGGAAGACTTCTCTTTAAACTTCACCGTCACTGACATCATACCTCTTTCGGACGGGAGAAGTCGCACAATCACTCGGGACCTCAAACCTCACGGGTCAGATATACCTGTAACCAACCAGAACCGGCTCGTGTATATTTCATATATTGCTCGGTACCGTCTACAGGCACAGCCCGCGCTGCAAACGAACGCCTTTCTCCAAGGCTTGGGGCAGATTATACAACCTTCGTGGTTGTCAATGTTCAACCAGTCGGAACTGCAGACCTTGGTTAGTGGCGAGTCAGGGGATATTGACGTTTCGGATTTGAGGCGCAACACTCAATACGGAGGGGTGTATACCATTGGCGACGATAGGGAAGAGCATCCGACGATCCAGCTGTTCTGGGAGGTCATGCATAAGATGACCAACGAGGAGCGACAGAAGGTGCTACGATTTGTGACGTCCACTCCGCGAGCCCCTCTACTGGGATTCAGTCATTTGAACCCACGTTTCAGCATTCGTGATTCCAGTGAGGACCAGGAGCGGCTTCCTAGTACAAGTACCTGCGTGAACCTTCTGAAGCTGCCTCGTTATACCAACGCCAACACCCTACGAGAAAAGCTTCTTTATGCCATCAACTCTGGCGCCGGTTTTGATCTTAGTTGAGCCAATTGTGTTATTGCTATAGAGAACCGGGATGGAGGGTACGATCGCACATACATAGACGTACAGATTATATATTGCGCACAAAGTGAATAGTTACTGGGTTGCATAGCTGTGGCGTCCTGGCGGAATTACCTTGATGTTTGTTATTCTCTGTTTATTCGCTTCTCTTTGTATCTGGGACCTTTTGCCCCTCGCATATTTACAGTTGTAAAATCTCTGGACCGGTATTAAGGCCCATGTCCAGTTAGTAATTTACGCATCAGGCAGGAACATTGAAACCATggataatataattttattttattttatttttatttttattttttctttttttcactGAAATGTTTGTATGCACTCTTGGAAATGTGACGGTTGAGCGATGTTGGGTTTCCATACCATAAGGATCCAATGAAGAGAGGGGAAGGGATGTTAATCGCGATAAGCCCTATGCGCCTATGATTGCAGTCTCGTGATTTGCCGGTAAGAGAGCCACTGCACAATACACAATCCTCAATACGTAACTGACAATCAGAACAGTAGCCCTGGATTCTTGAAGCGGCAACAGACGCTAGGCCTATCTGGGATTAGTTTCATATTGGGgccaaagagagaaaagaaaagtcctcttgactttttttgcagaaaaggaaaaaaagaaaaaaaaaaaaaaaggaagaaggcgGTCATCGCTTTCTTCTTACTGCATccgctttttctctttctttcttttcttctcttcctccaaaaaaaaaacccttTCTGCTGCCTCAACCAGCaatcctttttttcttcttatcccTCTTCTACAtccctccccttttctttcgaAAATTgtcgaagaaaaaaatttaaaaaaacccgaaaaatctagaaaaagaCATCGCCCGGTTTCTATACTTTGAGGCGACTATTTTCCCAACTTTCTTCGGACTGTGCGGTGTGTGGAAGAATTTCCTTTTGCCGCCTTTTCTCTATCCCTCGTGATCGCGTCCTTCGCATCGCcattcctctccatctcctacCTTCTATTTCAGATCCTGTGTGGATTGTTGACTTAGGTCGTACGTCTATCGCGCTGACCCCAGTCTTGccctttgatttccttgcCGTGCCCAGCTGGTCTTGCCGATAGTGTGACCTCACACAAGACAAGAGCATCTCATCTCTTCTATTCTACCACGTACACCGTCTGTGGTTCTTGCTTCCTCTCACTCGGACCTCTGCATCTACGTTCAGTGTTTGGCTGGTCATTGTAATTGCAGAGCACATCACCGAACTGGAGGAG contains the following coding sequences:
- a CDS encoding mitochondrial 54S ribosomal protein mL41; translation: MFKPSQPMMARLRLTTKQVNGGYYKGNRTGAMGYFAKNGSYVIDWKKVRTFVVPENLGEFKLTPFVTQRMAPTKSKYTRDMEKDSKLITVERAFGGKDYLDMWASDNGQEVLEQERLEQETSRQ
- a CDS encoding IQ and HECT domain protein, yielding MFQSFTGNSRRPRQVNLGGRNTNPFAAFPSGRQHPHGTGPQNTLAVAQQERLLRQQERERLGATRIVQRTWRGYRSRKITCSAWRAEWDATEQQRSELLLSFDEIAHDAVQTSPHYVTAAKCLSQLRLLVQFLEPRNSGDILRLAYFSKAFQKTLHKVPTIATEGEWITPLKRLARLTLRVLHSATAPTVPAIALWPLLELLMFLTDLIPKQMARLAQEYYSVMVSLTKDIDAISSRCLLSRDNLVQTVLTLLRPITAETLTAYEWFARSYLTIPDLQTYLGTLDGLANNINYKLLTSAFEPLQSHFKDSPQNSDDVDARLWILSYFIFFHRYALGSQAGYKAPESGFVKVVSDLLNSTAVHISRRLESGEVTDFDDTPDRAPLHPFIKEQLFSLVNQGSITGLLSDLQSSHLSQRDLANSQSDASREAKILATYALTLLRVFPRRGDDIRMWLYLGSAVSDDRLAGQPGSRIPAIKYFWQASRSSKIFNTISEDSTKVLTLLKPASDTNEARLPSISHKERDEEWMIILLFLELYTFVLKVMDDEEFFSSGSSFTASSNTRVSWTKESALPLADIKDMTIFLKNLAFTLYWNSADLNEDETVHDSGGIRSYFSSSVTPSDTVSSVRDLEMKNKEKGLSGVTGIPLDYFKGLVTGLLRMIHERDSRRKFLPDGHWLMTNRFDMEGFIPAVVAEEENRHQLQDEEEGEGQDDLMDDAYYESSLGLIGTGRAQQTRRIEALRRRQQQAARRKQLEAVAPRLEILRNMPFFIPFHTRVQIFREFIYRDQIRRRQGYIDPDAWRMSVAQASMGRMIDGRPAVQDILGRHHANIRRESVFKDAFDQFYELGEGLKEPIQITFIDKFNTPEAGIDGGGVTKEFLTSVTNEAFKSISDLNLFEENEQHLLYPNPAAVEHRRELLRQVGLAENSPDWNDNIRDLLRRYEFLGRVIGKCLYEGILVDVNFAPFFLLKWALTGGTGSAQKETAYRANLNDLKDLDQGLYQGLLQLKNYPGDVEDFSLNFTVTDIIPLSDGRSRTITRDLKPHGSDIPVTNQNRLVYISYIARYRLQAQPALQTNAFLQGLGQIIQPSWLSMFNQSELQTLVSGESGDIDVSDLRRNTQYGGVYTIGDDREEHPTIQLFWEVMHKMTNEERQKVLRFVTSTPRAPLLGFSHLNPRFSIRDSSEDQERLPSTSTCVNLLKLPRYTNANTLREKLLYAINSGAGFDLS